From the genome of Leptospira koniambonensis:
CGAAATAATAGGCATTGCCCGAGATCAATAACGTTAGCACAGTAAGAATAACGATGCCTGCGCCTAGAAGAATGAACTTTAAACTGCTTTTTTGCATACCTATAATAAGGCCTTCCTGAAGAGGCTAAGAGTTACAATAATTCGTCGGCCTAAACGGACAATTCCTTTCAGACCTTTGTCACCAGAGCGGATTTTTTATTTATGAAGATGGTAGAACGTCAGGCATTGTATCTAGGAAAGAGGCGCAGTCAAGACATTAGTGCTTTCACGTTAGTGGGTTTATAATCTTACTTACTTTGGGTTATGTAAGTATTGGTTTTGACACGGTTGTTGGAGTTCCAACACCCCCAGAAAGAATAAAAATCGGCCCGGTTCTTGGTTGCCTTTTGGATAAGCGGGTAGAACTTGGAAAACGAATTGGAACCTGTCCATTATTCGGTGCTCTATCGGGAGATCATTTCCTTCTTCCTTTCTGTATTCGATAAGGACCGAGAACTCCTTTTTTTGGACGGAACAGCGGGAGAAGGAGGACATAGTCTTCTACTCTTAGAGCAGTTTCCAAATTCCAAGCTGGTTTTGGTAGATCGAGACTCGGTCATGTTATCCAGGGCCCAAGCAAGACTTTCCGCGCATTCATCCAGAGTAATTCCTATCGAAGCCAATTTTTCCGATCTCGACTTAGAGTTCTTGAACGGTTTCGGTGTTTCTAATCCTCCCGACGGTATCCTTTTGGATTTGGGGATTTCTACATTTCATCTATTACATGCAGGTAGAGGTTTTAGTTTTAGAGAGAACGAACCTTTAGATATGAGACTTTCTTCTTCAGGTGGTATTTCCGCAGAAGATGTGATCAATACTTATCCCGAAAAAGCTTTGAGTAAAATTTTTTACGAGTATGGGGAAGAGCGTTGGACCAAGAAGATCGTAGAAGCGATCTTAGAAAGAAGAAGACATTCTAGAATTGGTTACTCAGGAGATCTTGCACAATTGGTTTCCAGAGTGATACCAAGAAAATTTTGGCCTCCTGGAAGACATCCTGCTACAAGAGTTTTCCAAGCGTTAAGGATAGAAGTGAATCAGGAACTTCTTCATATAGAGATCGGGGTTAAGAAACTTTTAGATCTTGTCGCAAAAGGTGGACTATTACAAGTTATCTCTTTTCATTCTTTGGAAGATAGGATTGTTAAAAACTTATTCAGAGATTATGCTAGAGGCGGAGAAGCTAAACTTCTTACCAAAAAACCAGCTCTTCCATCGGATGCGGAGACAAAAGAAAATCCTGCTTCTCGTTCTGCAAAATTACGTGTCATACATAAATCACTTCCTACCGATACTGAAGAAGAAGAGGAGGATGAGGAAGAATGAGCAGGGTTTCTGAATTTTTGTCCATCCGTCTTTGGCCTGATCTAGGTTTTTTATTTAGAATATTTGGTTGGATTGTAGCCCCGTTTACTATCGCACTTTTATTTGTATGGCAGAATGTTCAGGTTTCTAGATTAAACAGGGAACTCGCAATCGCTTCCCAAGAAAAAGAAAAACTTTTAAAGAAGAATGATGATTTAAAAATTGGAATGGCGACTTATACTTCTGCACGCAGGATAGAAGCGTTGTATCGTAAAACATATCATTATTTACCGATCACAGTTGGAGATCGGATCATTACAGTGACTCTTCCTCCAGAAAGAAACGAGGCGGAACTTGAAACTTTCAGAGCTCCTTAATCTTTTTCCAGATATTAAAATAATATCAGGATCTTATACTCCGGACGAGAGCTTCGACTTTGTCCGCACAGATTCTAGAAAATTAGGACCGAGTGATCTGTTCTGTCTTCCTGATTCTTCAGGAGATAAAGGAGCAGAATATGCAAAGACTTCTTCTTCTAAATATATATTAACAGGATCTAAATTAAAAATTCCGAAATTAGAAAATAAGGTCGTTCTTAAGACTGATCTAGATCCGGAAAGTTTGGCTGGGCCGATTGCTTCTGTAATTTTAGGGGACCCTTCTTCTAAATTGAAAGTGATAGGAGTTACCGGAACAAACGGTAAAACTTCTTTAACTCATATTTTATCGTATTTGGGAGAATCTCAGGGAAAATCTTGCGGGATCATTGGAACAACTGGCGTTAAATTCAAAGGTGTCTTATCTGACACTGGATACACCACCCCAGATCCAAGCAGCCTTCAATCCATTCTGAAAGAAATGTATGATTCAGGAGTGGAATATGTTTTTATGGAAGCGAGTTCTCACGGATTAAAACTAGGAAGAACGAACGGGGTCCATTTTAAAGTAGGAGTATTTTCTAATCTTACTCAAGATCATTTGGATTTTCATCCAAACATGGAAGATTATAGAAATAGTAAGGCTCTTTTGTTTTCTTCCTTAGCTTTACATCCAGAAACTTTTGGAGTAATCGACTCTGATGCTCCTGGTGGAAAAGATTTTAAATCTGTCGTAGAGGCTTCTTCTCCGAATCTAAAAATTTTCTCTCTTGGAAGAAGTTCCGAAGAATTCGAGATACATTCAGAAGCATTTTCCTTGGAAAAAACTTCTTACCAAATCCGACTTTCGAATGATTGGGGCGGAGATACTAATATCAGCACCAATCTTTTAGGTGGATTTAATGTCAGAAACACTGCTCTTGCATTTGTGACTGCACTCGGTTTAGGCTGGGAGAAAAAATTACTTCTATCCGCCTTGGAAAGTATTCCTCAAATCCCAGGAAGATTTCAGATCTATTATAGCAAAGATAAATCTCGTATGGCTGTCGTAGATTATGCTCATACTCCGGATGCTCTCGAAAATATTTTAAGAAGTATTAGAGAATCTAAACCTAAAGAGCTCGTTGCACTTTTTGGATGTGGAGGCGATCGAGATAAAACCAAACGTCCTAAAATGGCAAAGATCGCGGGTGAACTTGCTGACAAGGTAATACTCACTTCCGATAACCCAAGGACAGAAGACCCCGAAAGTATCTTAGATGATGTGCAAGCAGGTCTTCCTAGCGGATATTCTCCATTGCTTCGAGAAGTGGATAGAGCAAAGGCAATTTCTTTCGGGATCTCTCACTTAAAAGAGGGGGGATGCCTTCTTGTGGCAGGAAAGGGCCATGAGGATTACCAGATCATAGGTCGAGATAAAAGGCATTTTGATGACGGAGAAGAGATCCGAAAGGCATTCGGTCTCTAACCGCAAGCTCCTAACCGGCATTGTGCCGGACTAAATCCAAAAAAAATGTCTCAGATCCTGGCTTACGTCGATAATTAAGCCAGAGAAGACGATTTTCTTTTTTACGTTTACTCGTACTCAGCACGGGCGAATCTGTCTTCATAGAAACGATATGTTTTACTTTTTATACGAAAGATTTTTCCAAGATTTAGATTCTCTAAGACTTTTCAGCTATGTAACCGTTCGGGCTTTAATGGCCGGATTAACTTCCATGTTCCTGACTTTTTGGTTTGGGGGAAGAGTGATCGATTTCTTACACGGATTAAAATTCAGAGAAAGTGTAAGGGACGATGGGCCAAAATCTCATAGTGCCAAATCAGGAACTCCAACAATGGGCGGTCTCATGATCGTATCTGCCCTGGTTGTATCTGTTCTCCTTTGGGGAAATTTAAGAAATTCTAATATACTTTTATTACTCGTTTGTTCCATTTCTTTTGCTACTCTTGGATTCATTGATGATTATATGAAATCTGTGAAAAAGGTCAAAGGTGGAATGAGGGCCCGCACTAAGTTTGCAGTTTCGGTAGTTTTAGCTGCGATCTTTTGTGTGGTATTCTTATATACTACTGGAGAAGCACCAAAAGGAACTACAGGTAAAATTCTATTCCATTTGACAGATCTTTTCCTGCCTTTCGTAAAAGGTCCGATTTTGTCCTGGGGATATTTAGCGATCCCATTTTCGATTTTGGTAATATTAGGATCTTCTCATGGAGTGAACCTGACCGATGGTTTGGATGGTCTTGCTGGAGGAACTGCGGGGATTGTAGTTGGGACTCTTGGATTGATCGCATATGTTTCTGGAACGCCAGTTGCTGCAAACTATCTGAATATTCCTTATCTTCCTCATGCGCATGAGTATAGTGTATTCCTTGCTGCTTTAACTGGGGCATTGATCGGTTTTCTTTGGTTCAATAGTCATCCTGCACAAGTATTCATGGGAGATACTGGATCTTTATTTTTAGGAGCAACCATCGGGCTTACATGCGTGATGTTGAAGAAAGAAATCTTACTCGTCATCTTAGGCGGGATCTTTGTTGCGGAGTCTCTGTCTGTAATCTTACAAGTGGGATCTTTCAAGCTGACCCAAAAACGAATTTTTAGAATGGCTCCTTTACATCACCATTTTGAATTGGGAGGAGTTCCCGAAACAAAAGTGGTGATCCGATTCTGGATCGCAGCCATTATTCTTGCGATCATATCCTTATCTAGTTTAAAAATACAATGAAGGCTCTCGGGAGAAAGTTCAAAGATTTTTGGGAATCTCCCGGTTCCCCCTTCGATCTGGTCCTAGTAGGATCTGTATTCTTTCTTTTACTTTTTGGAATATGTGTAATGTATTCCAGTTCCTCCGTGACTGCATGGAGAGAATTCCAAGATTCAGAATATTTCCTGAAAAAACAATTAGCCTGGGCTATTATAGGTCTTATTGTATTTTTCTTCTTTGCAAATTTTCCTTATAAACGATTAGAAAAATTCGCGTTAGCCGGAATTATAATCAGCGTTCTTCTCCTGATTTTAGTGTTCATTCCGGGAATCGGAAAATCTGTAGGTACTTATTATGGAAGAAATTTCCATAGATGGATCGGGATTGGACCTTATCAATTGCAACCTTCTGAGATTGCGAAATTGGCTGTGGTAGTTTATCTATCTTCCCTAATTGTAAAACTAAAATTAAAAGAGACTAGGGATCCTAAAAAGTTTATTCTTCCTGCTATTTTATTACTCGCAGTTTTGATCTTAATCTTAGCGGAGCCAGCTTTCGGAACCACGATGGAAATTTTGTTCGTGGTGATAGCATTTGTATTCTTATTCGGATTCCCAGTTCGCAATCTTCTTCTTGTAGGTTTAGTATCTCTTCCTTTAGCTTATCTTCTGATCAGCCAAGTAGGTTATAGAAGGAAAAGAATGGAAGTTTGGTTGGATCCATATCGTTTTCGTTATGATGAAGGCCATCAGTTGGTGACTTCTTTTAGAGCGTTTTTGGATGGAGGCTGGTTCGGAAATAAACTAGCCAGTGGTTATGCACATAGATATCTAACGTATAGTCATACTGACTTCGTTCTTGCTACTTATGTAGAGGACTTTGGATTTATGGGCTTCGTATTTTTCTTTGCTTTGGTGATGATACTTCTTTCGAGAGTATATGTTCTGCTCAAAAGAGTAGAGGATCCATTCGGTTTTTATCTGGGAGCTGGTTTACTTTTTATTTTAGGGACCCAGTTCGTTATCAATAGTTATGTGGTCACTGGTCTTTTCCCGATTACTGGGATCAGCTTGCCGTTTATGAGCTACGGAGGATCTTCACTTCTCGTGGTTTTAGCGGCCTTCGGAATTCTTGTCAATATAACCAGAAAAGAAAACATAGGCGTATGAGATCGGTTTTAATCGCAGCTGGCGGAACCGGGGGCCATATTTCCCCAGGGGTTGCGCTTGCAGAAAGTCTTGTAAGTCGAAAAGATTCCTTAGGTATCTCTAACGTTTTTCTACATTCTCTTATCCGAAATAAGGATAATCCAGATCTGAAACAAGCTCCTTGCGAAGTGGTCTGGCATAATACTCCTTCTCTTTCTGGAAATATTCTTTTATTACCTTTTAGATACGTATTCCAGCTTGTCCGGTCTTGGATCAAGTTTAGACAATTAGGTGTGGATGCAGTTGTGGGTATGGGTGGATATTCCAGCGTTCCTGCTCTTCTATACGCTGTGATCTTTGGCAAAAAATTGTATTTATGCGAACAGAATTGTATTCCTGGAAAAGTAAATCGTATCTTTTTTAGATTCGCAGATAAGGTCGCTTTCAGTTTTCCACCTAAGGATACAAAAGTTTCCTGTAGTTGGGAAATATTAGGAAATCCTTTAAGATCTAAAACCATTCCTAAACTCGCTTTGAAGTTCAGCGAAAAATGGGATCCTAAAAAGAAAAAACAATTTAACGTTTTAGTAATGGGTGGTTCTCAGGGTGCAAGACAGATCAATAATATGGTAGTCAACCTGATGAAACACGAAGTGATCCAGGAAAGATTCCGTTTTAGGATGCTTACTGGAACTGCTCTTTATGACGAGGTTTCTAAAAAAACAAAAGATGCAGATCTTATCTCTTATTCAGATAATATGGCTGAACATTATGATTGGGCCAACTTAGTAATTGCTCGTTCGGGTTCTGGAGTTCTTTCTGAATGTGCAGCTTTTGCACTTCCTATGATACTTATCCCTTATCCTTTTGCAAAAGATGATCACCAAACTGCGAACGCAAAGTATATGGAAGCAAATGGTGCGGCTTCATTACTCGAGCAAAGAGATGAAGACGAAAGTAAATTATTCCGTATCTTGGATCAGTTTGCGGAGAAGCCAGAACTCTTAAATGAAATGTCTATCAGATCATTAGAATGTTCTCATGTAGAAGCATCTACTGAAACTGCTAGTTTCTTTTTCGAAAATACCAAATAATGGAAAGCGGGTCTGTCCAACAAAGATTAGGATTTTCTAAACCTTTTTTCCTGGGGATCGGCGGTTCCGGTATGTCCAGCTTGGCGCATATCTTGGCAGATGCTGGTTTCGAAGTTTCAGGTTATGACGGTAAAAAAAGTCAGGTTACTGAAAACTTAGAGAAGAAGGGTGTGGAAATATTCTCTAAACTTTCCGATCTCGGGGAGAATATTGAATACGACGCAGCTATTTATTCTTCTGCCATTCGTTTGGATTCACATCCTATTGCGATGTTCTTTAAACAAAAAGGAATTCGATTTTTTCATAGATCAGAAGTTTTACATCTTTGTTTCGAGCACCTGACTTGTATTGCAGTAGGTGGCTCTCATGGAAAAACTACAACCACTGCGATGACTTCTCATATACTCAATGATCTGGGATATTCTCCTTCTGTAATGGTAGGAGGTGATGTTTCCTTTTTGAATGGAGTAGGGGGAAGGTTTTCTTCCGGTAAGATTGGAGTTTTTGAATCGGACGAATCTGATGGAACATTCTTAAATCATAAAGCACAAGTTCGTATTCTCACAAATATAGATGAGGACCATCTGGACTTCTATCATTCTCGAGAAAAACTATTAGAGGCATTTTCTAAATTTATTTCTGCGGGAACTCAAACAGTGGTTTTGGATCTGGACGATCCTGGGATCTCGGATTGTTTAGATCTAATCCAAGATAAATCTAAAATTTTGGGATTCACTTCTTCTTCTGAAACGGACACTAAGTCTAATGGATTTAAAAATTTAGTACATTATAAAATAGAAAATAAGAAACTGAACTTCTTTTTAGATGGAAAAAAATTTGAAATTAGTTCCAGATTTCCCGGAAAACATTATCTTACGAATTCACTTGCGGGAGTTCTTGCGGCTTGTTCTTTAGGAGCAGATCCTGAAAAGGCAGCTAAGTCCGTTTCAGGTTATGCAGGAGTCAAACGTAGATTAGAATATATCGGCAATAAGAATGGCGTAGATATTTATGACGATTACGGCCATCATCCCACTGAGGTCCAGGCTGTTCTTTCTTCTATTCAAGAACTTTCTGGGGGAAGAGGGAAGCCGGTAATCTTATTCCAGCCTCATAGATATACCCGGACCAAAAACTTATACCAAGACTTCGCTAAAAGTTTGGACCAGGTAGAAACAGTCCTACTTCTTCCTATATACTCAGCAGGAGAAGATCCGATCTCGGGAGTTTCTTCTGAACTGATCGCAGACAAGATGAGAATCAGACCCAAAATCCTATCTGGAAATCTTGGATCAGACCTTTCTATTTTGAAAGAAGTGCTGAAACCTGGAGATGTATTCGTAAGTTTAGGAGCAGGGAATGTTCGGGACTGGGGCTTGGAACTTCTGAGGTCTTAAGTTCTATTTAGAATTTTTAGTATAGTTGTACTAAATCGCAAAGAATGATACATCATAAAAAGTATTGGACGAATCCCGAAAATCCCGCATTTTGACAAGTGGTAGAATGAAGTTAGTAATCAATATCCCTTGCTATAACGAGGAAAAAACTCTTTCTACGGTGCTCGCTGAGATCCCCAAAAAGATCCAAGGCATCAAGACGATAGAAGTTCAGGTTGTGGACGATGGTTCCACAGATCGTACCTCCGAGATCGCAGCTGAATATGGCTGTAAAATTATTTCTCACAAAAAGAATTTAGGATTAGGCAGAGCATTCAAGTCCGGAGTAGAAGCTGCTTTGGAAAGTGGAGCTGATATTTTCGTAAACACTGATGCGGATAACCAGTATCCTTCTTCTTATATTCCTGATCTAATTACACCAGTTATGAATGGTAAGGTGGATATAGTTATCGGAAATAGAGTTCCTTGGAAGGTGGAACATTTTTCTCCTTTAAAGAAAACTCTACAATGGTTCGGAAATTTGGTAGTTCGAAATTTGATCGGCACTAATATTCCTGATACGGTTTCTGGATTTAGAGCTTATTCCAGAGAAAGTCTTTTAAGACTACATGTTACTACTAAGTTCTCTTATGTTTTAGATACGATTGTGCAAGCGGTCAAAATGGATCTTGCTGTTTCTTCCATTCCGATCCCAACGAATCCTCCTACTAGAAAGTCCAGACTGTTTAAGAATATTTTCCAGCATATGTGGAAGTCAGGTAATTCTTTAGTTAAATTACTGATTGTTTATAGACCATTTCAATTTTTTGGAGTTTTGGCAGTCACTACTTTTGTTCCTGCGTTAGCGATTGCGGTTCGGTTTCTGATCTTTTTCTTCTTAGGGATTGGCAAAGGTCATGTGCAGTCTTTGTTATTCGCTGTAGTACTGGTAATCATCTCTGGATTGTTTTTAGTTTCAGGAATTCTGGCGTTTCTAATCGGTATGAATCGAAAATTGAACGAAGAAATTTTATACTATGAGAAGAAGAGAACCTTTGGTCCTTCTACTCACTCTAAAACTTCAAAAGCAAAAAATTAAATATATTCTTCGAATAATTTAAAATAGGTCTTTTGGGATGAATAAGAAAAAAGTAATTCTAGATAAGCCTAAGATCGCCTTATTAGGCCCAATACCTCCCTTCCGAGGAGGTATATCCCAATATACATTTGAACTTCAAAAAGTTTTAGAAAATAGATCTAATTTACTTACTATTTCATTTCATAGGCAATACCCAGGCTTTTTGTATCCGGGAAAAACGGATTTAGATCCTTTTTATAAAGGCCAAAAGTTGGAAAATGTATCCTATACAATCGATGCGTTAGACCCCTTTTCGTTAGTAAAAGTCGCTGATTCCGTATTGAAGAGTGGATGTGAATTGGCGATACTCTCTTGGTGGACTTTGTTTTGGGCCCCAGGTTTTGCTTTTATTTCCTCTCGTTTGAGAAGAAGTGGGATCAAGACTGTATTTTTGTGCCATAATTTATTTGATCATGATTCTGGTTTTTTAAAAAAGTTCATTACGAAAATATTAATTAGAAATGCGGATGGATATTTAGTACATAGCTCCGAGCAAAAAGAAATATTAAGCTCTATTTTTCCGGATAAAATTATATTACAAAATCCTCATCCTATTTATGAACAATTTCCTGCCCCAAAAGGAATTCTCAAACCTCGAGGAAAACTGGAACTTCTTTTTTTTGGATTTATTCGTCCTTACAAAGGACTGGATCTTTTATTAGAGGCCCTGGCAAAGTTAAACGATCCCGAAATTTATCTAACTGTAGTAGGGGAATCTTGGAAGGATCCAGAAGAATTGATCTCATTTTCTAAAAAATTGGGGCTGAATAACGTTGAATTTCATCTGGAGTATACTGACGAAAGTTCTGTATCAGAATTTTTCTATCGTGCGGATTTAGTTGTTCTGCCGTATCGTTCTGCAACTGGGAGCGGGGTTGCGACAATTGCGTATCATTATGAAAAACCAATATTGGCTACAAGAGTCGGAGGTTTTCTGGATACCATCATTGATGGAGAAACTGGATTTTTAATCGAGCCAGGTAGTTCAGATATTATTGCAGAAAAGATTAGACCTCTTTCCAGAAAATCTTTGGGAAAAATGAAGTCTTCGATCCGAAATTTTAAAAGAAATTTTACCTGGGAAAGTATGGTTTCAAAAATTATAGAATTCCATTCTATATTTAATAAAAGAAGTTAATTGCTCTGAGTTTAATCAATTTACGGAGATAAAATGAAAAGTTCAAAGCCGAAACAAAAAACATTAAAAAAGGAAGAATTTAAAAATTCTAATGTTCTTCTGATCGGCACTTATTCCTCCGAAAATAAAGGTGACGCTGCCATGGAATTAAGTGTGGCGAATAAAGTAAAAAATGAACTCGGAGCCACAGTTAAGATCTCTTCTCCTTTTCCGCATATCGACAGATCATTTTATTCAGATTTCGAAGTGGTCTTTTCTCAAAGGAGAAAATTGATCCGTGCAAGCATTCAATTATTTCTGGCGTTTATTTATTCTCTCTTACCTAAATCCGCACAGAGCAAATTTGATTTTCTAATCCTTTCCGACGAAGGAAAAGCGATCTTGAGTTCAGACTTAGTTATTGATTTGAGTGGGGATATGTTAACTGAGGATTACGGGCCTCATGTAGCGTATTCTCATTTTATTCCAATCTTAATGTCTATCTTTCTTGGGAAAAAGGTTTTTCTCTGTGCTCAATCGATTGGCCCATTTAAGCTCACTACTTTTCTCGCTAAATATATTTTTACAAAAGTTTCCCAGATAACGGTTAGAGAATCTATATCTTACGACTATATGAAACGTTTTAAACTTTCAGAAGTTATTTTAGCCAAAACTGCTGATGTTGCTTTTTTATTAGAACCTTCTGATTCTAAACGAGCACAAGAAATTCTAAAAGAAGAAGGTTTAGTTCTGCCTAAAAACCGTGTTGTGCTTGGAATTTCTGTAAGCGACATCATTCAGAGAAAATATAATTCCAGATCGGATCAGAAAGGAAAATTCGAAGATGAATTTGCTGCAATGTTGGATCGATTGATTGAAACGGATAATTATTTTATCGTTTTCGTAAGTCATGTAACAGGTCCTTCTGAAACTAAAGACGACAGAAATCTTTCTAAAAGAGTTTTCTCTAAAATGAAAAACGGGAAGTTCGGGTTCGTATTATCCGGGAACCATAGGCCAGAAGAAATTAAACAAATCATCTCTCAATTTAATCTATTTGTTGGAGCAAGAATGCATGCAAATATCGGAGCTCTTTCTGTTGGAACTCCTATCATTGCTATTTCTTATAGCCATAAAACTCCGGGGATTATGAAAGAATTTGGATTAGGTGATTGGGTCCATCCGATTGAAACTTTAAATATGGATGAATTGTACCAATCTATACTTACAATGTATAAAAAAAAGAAAACGATCTCTTCTCAGATAACCAAATCCAATGAAAGAATTAAATCGATTTCAGGAGAGAATATCCTAAAGATCAAAGAACTTCTTTCCAAGACTTATTGATAAAGATTTTAGGTCCTTCTTTGAAAAATGCTCGACCTAGGATTGAATTGAATGCTTGGATAAGTAGAAAAACGAAATATTTCCGATCCCAGACATTATAAATAGAATCTGATCGGAACGAGGGGTTTCATGGAATATTTATGCGGATGTTTATACAAAAATTCCGTAAAGAAGGATAGAAACATCTCTACAAGAGATAGATTATCCAATTATCATCGTGAGTCCCCTAAGGCCCTTCTAGATAAACCTCAAATCGAATTATTCTCTTCGGCTAACGGATCCAAATTTCTCTCAGGACAATATTCGGAATCCGAAGTGTATGTTTTCTTTCTTGGGCCGATTAATGGAATTTGGAAAGATTCCTATACTGGATTTGATCTGGAAACGCCAAACGTTTCTGCCAAATACGTTTTAGATTTTTACCTGAAGAATGGGGTCGCAGATCTAGGAAAATTAATAGGGCAATTTAGTTTAGCAATCATTGATAATCGAAATGAAACAAAAGTTTTCTTATTAGGTGATTCTACTGGAATGAGATCTTGGTTCGTTTCCGATGAAGGGGATCGATTTCTATTTGGCACTCATTTAAGTTCAGTTGCTGTCATCAGCCAAGCTGCTAAGATAAATCAAACGTACGAAGATTTCTTTTTGACTTATGGATTTATTCCTTTTTCCAAAACAGTCTTCGAGGGTGTTGAGGTTGTTCCTACAGGAATGTTTTTAGAAACAGGCATCGAGGACGGAGGCAAAAATTATTCATATAAACTTTTAACAAAGCCAGAACAAATAGCAGAGAACTTAGACAGTTTATCTTTAGATGAAATGGTAGATAAGTTAGACGAAGTCTTCTTATCTTCTCTTGCCTCTCAAGTCCCATCCGGGCAAAAGAATGTGGCTGTATTATTAGGGGGTTTTGATTCAGCATTGGTTGCTTCTGGCCTTGCTCGATTAGGGAAACAAGTTCATACTTATAGTTTCTTTTACGAAGACGAAAGTTTTAACCAGCCTCATACAGATACACTTGCTAAGTTTTTGGGAAACAAACATAGCTGGATCAAAGTAGACGAAAAGGTAATTTTAGAAGGACTAAATCATTTTTCTGAAAACTTCAATTACCCTACTAACTGGCTGAATTATTTAGTTCAAACAAACCATCTTGGAAAGAAGATCAAGGAAGATGGAAACGATTTCGTTTATACTGGGGACGGTTGTGATGTCGCATTCATGGGCTATCCGAGAACACATTTTGTTGCACATTGGGTTAAGTCTATTAACCGTTTGATCCCTAAATTCCTAATTGGATCAGTAATCGGATTGATTGAGGCATTTAGGATCGAATTATTAACCGGTAGACCAAGCCGAGTTTTGGTTGGATTACTTAGAAATTCCATGTTTAGATCCGATTTGCGAGGGTTTATTAATTTTCGGATTTTCGATGAGTCTTCTGTAAGACTGTTAAGAAAGAAGAAATTTGTACCAACTCAAACGAATGAGATGATCTTAACGAAACTATTGCAAACGGGAGCAAATCTTTCCATTGATAGAAAAGCATATTTAGGAAAGGCTTTGCAGTCTCCTAATAAAGCTAAAATTATTGGAACGTCCGACACGAATGGTTTGGTGATACAGGGGCCTTATCTACATCCAATCCTGAAAAATTTTGCAATGAGAATTCCTGATTCAATGCTTAGGCCAAAAGGGAATACTAAAAATTCTACAATAGGTAAATACGTTCTTTCTTTAATGGCTGAAACAAAAAAATATCTTCCTGAAGAGATCATATACCAAAGGAAAGTAGCTGCGGTAGACGCGCCTGTGGACACTTGGTATAAGAAATATTTAAAGAAGGATATCTCTAAATTGATCCTTGATAATTGTCCTTTTGAGGTGAATGAGAAATATCTAAATAATCTTTTCCAACAAAAATCTATCGAAGAATTATATCGTAATAAAGTTTCTTCAGACACAATCACTACACATGAACTTTCTCTCCTTGCTACGTATTCTTCCTTTGCAAAGTTTGGGAAAGAAGTTTGAATTTAATTTTGAAACTAAAAGTGGATGAATATATAGTTTTAGAGATCCGTATCCGAAATATCCACTTTTCAAAAACAATTGTTCTTTAGATGAACCTTAAACATATAAAAAGTTATTTATTTTTCTTTCTTCGAATATTAT
Proteins encoded in this window:
- a CDS encoding polysaccharide pyruvyl transferase family protein, encoding MKSSKPKQKTLKKEEFKNSNVLLIGTYSSENKGDAAMELSVANKVKNELGATVKISSPFPHIDRSFYSDFEVVFSQRRKLIRASIQLFLAFIYSLLPKSAQSKFDFLILSDEGKAILSSDLVIDLSGDMLTEDYGPHVAYSHFIPILMSIFLGKKVFLCAQSIGPFKLTTFLAKYIFTKVSQITVRESISYDYMKRFKLSEVILAKTADVAFLLEPSDSKRAQEILKEEGLVLPKNRVVLGISVSDIIQRKYNSRSDQKGKFEDEFAAMLDRLIETDNYFIVFVSHVTGPSETKDDRNLSKRVFSKMKNGKFGFVLSGNHRPEEIKQIISQFNLFVGARMHANIGALSVGTPIIAISYSHKTPGIMKEFGLGDWVHPIETLNMDELYQSILTMYKKKKTISSQITKSNERIKSISGENILKIKELLSKTY
- a CDS encoding UDP-N-acetylglucosamine--N-acetylmuramyl-(pentapeptide) pyrophosphoryl-undecaprenol N-acetylglucosamine transferase, with translation MRSVLIAAGGTGGHISPGVALAESLVSRKDSLGISNVFLHSLIRNKDNPDLKQAPCEVVWHNTPSLSGNILLLPFRYVFQLVRSWIKFRQLGVDAVVGMGGYSSVPALLYAVIFGKKLYLCEQNCIPGKVNRIFFRFADKVAFSFPPKDTKVSCSWEILGNPLRSKTIPKLALKFSEKWDPKKKKQFNVLVMGGSQGARQINNMVVNLMKHEVIQERFRFRMLTGTALYDEVSKKTKDADLISYSDNMAEHYDWANLVIARSGSGVLSECAAFALPMILIPYPFAKDDHQTANAKYMEANGAASLLEQRDEDESKLFRILDQFAEKPELLNEMSIRSLECSHVEASTETASFFFENTK
- a CDS encoding glycosyltransferase family 2 protein, translating into MKLVINIPCYNEEKTLSTVLAEIPKKIQGIKTIEVQVVDDGSTDRTSEIAAEYGCKIISHKKNLGLGRAFKSGVEAALESGADIFVNTDADNQYPSSYIPDLITPVMNGKVDIVIGNRVPWKVEHFSPLKKTLQWFGNLVVRNLIGTNIPDTVSGFRAYSRESLLRLHVTTKFSYVLDTIVQAVKMDLAVSSIPIPTNPPTRKSRLFKNIFQHMWKSGNSLVKLLIVYRPFQFFGVLAVTTFVPALAIAVRFLIFFFLGIGKGHVQSLLFAVVLVIISGLFLVSGILAFLIGMNRKLNEEILYYEKKRTFGPSTHSKTSKAKN
- the murC gene encoding UDP-N-acetylmuramate--L-alanine ligase, with protein sequence MESGSVQQRLGFSKPFFLGIGGSGMSSLAHILADAGFEVSGYDGKKSQVTENLEKKGVEIFSKLSDLGENIEYDAAIYSSAIRLDSHPIAMFFKQKGIRFFHRSEVLHLCFEHLTCIAVGGSHGKTTTTAMTSHILNDLGYSPSVMVGGDVSFLNGVGGRFSSGKIGVFESDESDGTFLNHKAQVRILTNIDEDHLDFYHSREKLLEAFSKFISAGTQTVVLDLDDPGISDCLDLIQDKSKILGFTSSSETDTKSNGFKNLVHYKIENKKLNFFLDGKKFEISSRFPGKHYLTNSLAGVLAACSLGADPEKAAKSVSGYAGVKRRLEYIGNKNGVDIYDDYGHHPTEVQAVLSSIQELSGGRGKPVILFQPHRYTRTKNLYQDFAKSLDQVETVLLLPIYSAGEDPISGVSSELIADKMRIRPKILSGNLGSDLSILKEVLKPGDVFVSLGAGNVRDWGLELLRS
- a CDS encoding glycosyltransferase family 4 protein, giving the protein MNKKKVILDKPKIALLGPIPPFRGGISQYTFELQKVLENRSNLLTISFHRQYPGFLYPGKTDLDPFYKGQKLENVSYTIDALDPFSLVKVADSVLKSGCELAILSWWTLFWAPGFAFISSRLRRSGIKTVFLCHNLFDHDSGFLKKFITKILIRNADGYLVHSSEQKEILSSIFPDKIILQNPHPIYEQFPAPKGILKPRGKLELLFFGFIRPYKGLDLLLEALAKLNDPEIYLTVVGESWKDPEELISFSKKLGLNNVEFHLEYTDESSVSEFFYRADLVVLPYRSATGSGVATIAYHYEKPILATRVGGFLDTIIDGETGFLIEPGSSDIIAEKIRPLSRKSLGKMKSSIRNFKRNFTWESMVSKIIEFHSIFNKRS